One genomic window of Actinoplanes lobatus includes the following:
- the mutM gene encoding bifunctional DNA-formamidopyrimidine glycosylase/DNA-(apurinic or apyrimidinic site) lyase yields MPELPEVETVRMGLAKWVTGRTIATAEVLHPRAIRRHLPGDAHFSAVLADRTVLDISRRGKYLWLPLDSGDAIVGHLGMSGQLLMQPAEAADEKHLRIRFTFTDGGPQLRFVDQRTFGGLAVSEGGAELPGEISHIARDPMDPLFDDVAFTARIRGRHTEVKRALLDQTLISGIGNIYADEALWRARLHGARPTDQLTRPAVERLLGHVRDVLSEAIVAGGTSFDELYVNVNGESGYFDRSLNAYGRENEPCHRCGAIIRREQFMNRSSFSCPRCQPKPRKTP; encoded by the coding sequence GTGCCCGAGCTTCCCGAGGTCGAGACCGTCCGCATGGGCCTGGCCAAGTGGGTGACCGGCCGCACCATCGCCACCGCCGAGGTGCTGCACCCCCGGGCCATCCGCCGCCATCTGCCCGGCGACGCCCACTTCTCGGCGGTGCTCGCCGACCGGACCGTGCTGGACATCTCCCGCCGCGGCAAGTACCTGTGGCTGCCCCTGGACTCCGGCGACGCGATCGTCGGCCACCTCGGCATGAGCGGCCAGCTGCTGATGCAGCCCGCCGAGGCCGCCGACGAGAAGCACCTGCGGATCCGCTTCACCTTCACCGACGGCGGCCCGCAGCTGCGCTTCGTCGACCAGCGCACGTTCGGCGGGCTGGCGGTCTCCGAGGGCGGCGCCGAGCTGCCCGGCGAGATCTCCCACATCGCCCGCGACCCGATGGACCCGCTCTTCGACGACGTGGCCTTCACGGCCCGCATCCGGGGCCGCCACACCGAGGTGAAACGGGCCCTCCTCGATCAGACCCTGATCTCCGGCATCGGCAACATCTACGCCGACGAGGCCCTGTGGCGCGCCCGGCTGCACGGCGCCCGCCCCACCGACCAGCTCACCCGCCCCGCGGTCGAACGCCTGCTCGGCCACGTCCGCGACGTCCTGTCCGAGGCCATCGTGGCCGGCGGCACCAGCTTCGACGAGCTCTACGTCAACGTGAACGGCGAGAGCGGCTATTTCGACCGCTCCCTCAACGCCTACGGCCGCGAGAACGAGCCCTGTCACCGCTGCGGCGCGATCATCCGCCGCGAGCAGTTCATGAACAGGTCCTCGTTCAGCTGCCCTCGCTGCCAACCAAAACCCCGCAAAACCCCTTGA
- a CDS encoding mannosyltransferase family protein, giving the protein MTVIVEEKTEKTALWDKAGGWNGVLTAVGILALTRVGQLLMIAWLGGATEQPRSVWERLLVWDAGWFLRVAVDGYPEGYTYSDSGQLEGNELAFFPVYPILIRAGAAVGIEPSAAALGVAWLASIAAAIGLYLLGTSLYSKRAGWALVAICCAAPASVVLSMAYSESLFIALVAGMFVAAHRRVWWAAGLLGLATALTRPTGAAAALGLAVAALLAIRDGDQPKWKPLAAAAAALAGVPLYLGWVAYRVGELDAWFKIQTAGWGTSFDYGESTGKFLWTTLREGDGWIPLSVAFILLAALAAAGVALARKPWPPLAVYGVVAMILVYGQAGFYHSKPRLLLPVLLTLLPAVVAAARARPRVAVLSITAWALFGLYYGAYLVTVWPYTL; this is encoded by the coding sequence GTGACCGTCATAGTGGAAGAAAAGACGGAGAAGACCGCTCTATGGGATAAAGCGGGCGGATGGAACGGGGTCCTGACGGCCGTCGGGATCCTCGCCCTCACCCGGGTCGGTCAGCTCCTCATGATCGCCTGGCTGGGCGGCGCCACCGAACAGCCGCGATCCGTCTGGGAGCGGCTTCTCGTCTGGGACGCCGGCTGGTTCCTCCGGGTCGCCGTCGACGGCTACCCCGAGGGCTACACCTACAGCGACTCAGGCCAGCTGGAGGGCAACGAGCTCGCCTTCTTCCCGGTCTACCCGATCCTCATCCGGGCCGGCGCGGCGGTCGGCATCGAGCCCAGCGCGGCCGCACTCGGCGTGGCCTGGCTCGCCTCGATCGCCGCCGCGATCGGGCTGTACCTGCTCGGCACCAGCCTCTACAGCAAACGGGCCGGCTGGGCGCTCGTCGCGATCTGCTGCGCGGCGCCGGCGTCCGTGGTGCTGTCCATGGCGTACTCGGAAAGTCTCTTCATCGCCCTGGTCGCCGGCATGTTCGTGGCCGCGCACCGCCGGGTGTGGTGGGCCGCCGGCCTGCTCGGCCTGGCCACCGCGCTGACCCGGCCGACCGGCGCCGCCGCCGCGCTCGGCCTCGCCGTGGCCGCCCTGCTCGCGATCCGCGACGGCGACCAGCCGAAATGGAAGCCGCTGGCCGCCGCGGCCGCCGCGCTCGCCGGGGTGCCGCTCTACCTGGGCTGGGTCGCCTACCGGGTGGGCGAGCTGGACGCCTGGTTCAAGATTCAGACGGCGGGCTGGGGCACCTCGTTCGACTACGGCGAGAGCACCGGCAAGTTCCTCTGGACGACCCTGCGTGAGGGCGACGGCTGGATCCCGCTCAGCGTCGCGTTCATCCTGCTGGCGGCCCTCGCCGCGGCCGGGGTGGCGCTCGCGCGGAAACCGTGGCCGCCGCTGGCCGTCTACGGCGTGGTGGCGATGATCCTCGTCTACGGGCAGGCCGGTTTCTACCACTCCAAGCCACGGCTGCTGCTGCCCGTACTGTTGACGCTGCTGCCGGCCGTCGTGGCCGCCGCCCGCGCCCGCCCCCGGGTCGCGGTCCTGTCGATCACCGCCTGGGCGCTGTTCGGTCTCTACTACGGCGCCTACCTGGTGACCGTCTGGCCGTACACGTTGTAA
- the rnc gene encoding ribonuclease III, with product MIDKRRRPSTEPLEEAFGVPFKPELLERALTHRSYAYENGGLPTNERLEFLGDSVLGVVITSALFHNHPDLPEGQLAKLRASVVNMHALADVARGLGPAGLGPHLLLGKGEETTGGRDKASILADTLEALLGAIYLEHGLEIASEVIHRLFDPLMAESAGRGAALDWKTSLQELTAALGLGVPDYEIEDSGPDHAKTFTAWVVVAGERYGGSDGRSKKQAEQRAAAAAWRTLTEQAEKTEP from the coding sequence ATGATTGACAAGCGCCGTCGTCCATCCACTGAGCCACTCGAGGAGGCGTTCGGTGTCCCGTTCAAGCCGGAGCTGCTGGAACGGGCGCTGACCCACCGGTCGTACGCGTACGAGAACGGGGGTCTCCCGACCAACGAGCGCCTGGAGTTCCTGGGCGACTCGGTGCTCGGCGTGGTGATCACGTCGGCGCTCTTCCACAACCACCCGGATCTGCCCGAGGGGCAGCTCGCCAAGCTGCGGGCCAGCGTGGTCAACATGCACGCGCTCGCCGACGTGGCCCGTGGCCTGGGCCCGGCCGGGCTCGGCCCGCACCTGCTGCTGGGCAAGGGTGAGGAGACCACCGGGGGGCGGGACAAGGCGAGCATCCTGGCCGACACCCTGGAGGCGCTGCTCGGCGCGATCTACCTGGAACACGGTCTGGAGATCGCCAGCGAGGTGATCCACCGGCTGTTCGACCCGCTGATGGCCGAGTCGGCCGGCCGGGGCGCGGCCCTGGACTGGAAGACCAGCCTCCAGGAGCTGACCGCGGCGCTCGGCCTGGGTGTGCCGGACTACGAGATCGAGGACTCCGGCCCGGATCACGCCAAGACCTTCACGGCCTGGGTGGTGGTGGCCGGCGAGCGGTACGGCGGCTCCGACGGCCGCAGCAAGAAGCAGGCCGAGCAGCGGGCCGCGGCGGCCGCTTGGCGGACGCTCACCGAGCAGGCCGAGAAGACCGAGCCGTGA
- a CDS encoding phosphate acyltransferase PlsX, which yields MPERWRTTGATAPGQRTVGEPGTARIAVDLLGGDQAPAVVVDGALRACRADPSLHLTLVGPADAADAVLAALKPGDRRRITTAITPTDTVSGAVAAVAQGRADALVSAGDTRATVLAAARELGRWPGIRRPALTAVLPTVAGRVVLLDVGSSVDPDEETLAWHARIGAAYAAVVHQVPAPRVGLLTIGTEPGKGDRLRRALPNLLVDLPLPGGARYAGLVEGGDIVLGRAADVVVTDGFTGNVLLKGLETAYALTRPPSPDKTPPPRAALLLGVSGTVVVCHGAAAGPDLAAGIALAADLHRRASVAAIADLLRYSEVSHD from the coding sequence GTGCCCGAGCGGTGGCGAACCACCGGTGCCACGGCTCCCGGACAGCGTACTGTCGGGGAGCCGGGCACCGCGCGGATCGCCGTCGACCTCCTCGGCGGGGACCAGGCTCCCGCCGTCGTGGTTGACGGCGCTCTGCGCGCTTGCCGGGCCGATCCGTCCCTCCACCTGACTCTCGTCGGTCCGGCCGATGCCGCCGACGCGGTGCTCGCCGCCCTGAAACCGGGCGACCGGCGCCGGATCACCACCGCGATCACCCCCACCGACACCGTCAGCGGTGCGGTGGCCGCCGTCGCCCAGGGCCGCGCCGACGCGCTGGTCTCGGCCGGCGACACCCGGGCCACGGTTCTCGCCGCCGCCCGCGAGCTGGGCCGCTGGCCCGGCATCCGACGTCCCGCCCTGACCGCCGTGCTGCCCACCGTGGCCGGCCGGGTGGTCCTGCTCGACGTCGGCTCCAGCGTCGACCCGGACGAGGAGACCCTCGCCTGGCACGCCCGGATCGGGGCCGCGTACGCCGCGGTCGTCCACCAGGTCCCCGCGCCCCGCGTCGGCCTGCTCACCATCGGCACCGAGCCCGGCAAGGGCGACCGCCTGCGCCGTGCCCTGCCCAACCTGCTCGTCGATCTGCCGCTGCCCGGCGGCGCCCGCTACGCCGGACTGGTCGAGGGCGGCGACATCGTCCTGGGCCGCGCCGCCGACGTGGTGGTGACCGACGGTTTCACCGGAAACGTGCTTCTCAAAGGCCTGGAGACGGCGTACGCCCTGACCCGGCCCCCTTCCCCGGACAAGACTCCGCCACCCCGTGCCGCGCTGCTGCTCGGGGTGTCCGGCACGGTCGTGGTCTGCCACGGCGCCGCCGCCGGCCCGGATCTCGCCGCGGGCATCGCGCTCGCGGCCGACCTGCACCGCCGCGCCTCGGTCGCGGCGATCGCCGATCTGCTGAGGTACAGCGAGGTATCGCATGATTGA
- the rpmF gene encoding 50S ribosomal protein L32 — protein sequence MAVPKRKMSRSNTRSRRANWKATAVVTAACSQCKSPKLPHAACGVCGTYNGRQVLEV from the coding sequence GTGGCCGTCCCCAAGCGCAAGATGTCGCGCAGCAACACCCGCTCGCGCCGGGCGAACTGGAAGGCGACCGCGGTGGTTACCGCGGCCTGCTCCCAGTGCAAGTCGCCGAAGCTGCCGCACGCCGCCTGTGGCGTCTGCGGCACCTACAACGGCCGTCAGGTCCTCGAGGTCTGA
- a CDS encoding YceD family protein: protein MPKSPQSHLDPRQPLVVDTTKLPRQPGATRALNRVVPAPADLGLELISVPEGSDLTVDATLTSVSEGVYVSGTVSGSLTGECGRCLNEIDNPFEVSIAELFAYEDSTTEETTDEDEVGRMSGDLLDLEPVVRDAIVLTLPANPLCRPDCPGLCPECGVHFDELPADHSHEEVDARWAALRNLSKNEE, encoded by the coding sequence ATGCCCAAGTCACCGCAGAGTCACCTGGACCCCAGGCAGCCGCTGGTCGTCGACACGACGAAGCTCCCCCGGCAGCCTGGTGCGACGCGTGCCCTGAATCGGGTGGTGCCGGCCCCGGCGGACCTCGGTCTGGAGCTGATCTCGGTCCCCGAGGGCTCTGATCTCACGGTCGACGCGACCCTGACGTCGGTCTCCGAGGGGGTCTACGTCAGTGGCACCGTCAGCGGCTCGCTCACCGGCGAGTGCGGGCGTTGCCTCAACGAGATCGACAATCCGTTCGAGGTCTCGATCGCGGAGCTGTTCGCCTACGAGGACAGCACCACGGAGGAGACCACCGACGAGGACGAGGTCGGCCGGATGTCGGGCGATCTGCTCGACCTGGAGCCGGTGGTGCGGGACGCGATCGTCCTGACCCTGCCGGCCAATCCGCTCTGCCGGCCGGACTGCCCAGGGTTGTGCCCCGAGTGTGGGGTGCATTTCGACGAACTCCCGGCTGATCACAGCCATGAGGAAGTCGACGCCCGCTGGGCCGCATTGCGCAATCTGTCAAAAAACGAGGAGTAG
- a CDS encoding SPFH domain-containing protein: MDPLDRIDEIIDLVQDARSVPMSRTNFMFDRAEMIDRLEILRSELPEALRRSAAVLDERDRIVDAGRREADRIVSEGEAEHARLVSVNEITVSSEHEGARIIAEARTEAQRLREEVDDYVDTALANFEQFLTRALASIERGRDKMHALREIGTFQGEDAERPLPF; this comes from the coding sequence GTGGATCCGCTCGACCGCATCGACGAGATCATCGACCTTGTGCAGGACGCACGCTCCGTGCCGATGTCCCGGACGAACTTCATGTTCGACCGCGCCGAGATGATCGACCGGCTCGAGATCCTCCGCTCCGAGCTGCCGGAGGCGCTGCGGCGCTCGGCCGCCGTCCTGGACGAGCGGGACCGGATCGTCGACGCCGGCCGCCGCGAGGCCGACCGGATCGTCAGCGAGGGTGAGGCGGAACACGCCCGGCTCGTGTCGGTGAACGAGATCACCGTCTCGTCCGAGCATGAGGGCGCCCGGATCATCGCCGAGGCGCGGACCGAGGCGCAGCGTCTGCGTGAGGAGGTCGACGACTACGTCGACACCGCGCTGGCCAACTTCGAGCAGTTCCTGACCCGGGCGCTGGCGTCGATCGAGCGGGGGCGTGACAAGATGCACGCGCTCCGCGAGATCGGCACCTTCCAGGGAGAGGATGCCGAGCGCCCGCTCCCGTTCTGA
- the coaD gene encoding pantetheine-phosphate adenylyltransferase, whose protein sequence is MRRAVCPGSFDPVTNGHLDIIGRASRLFDEVIIGVLINQSKTGLFTIDERLEMLGEATAQYSNVRVASFHGLLVDFCRDQGAAVVVKGLRAVSDFDYELQMAQMNIGLSGVETLFMPTNPLYSFLSSSLVKDVVKWGGDASSYLPDNVLARLVGRLKQN, encoded by the coding sequence ATGAGACGAGCGGTGTGTCCCGGCTCCTTCGACCCGGTCACCAACGGGCACCTCGACATCATCGGACGGGCCAGCCGGCTCTTCGACGAGGTCATCATCGGAGTCCTCATCAACCAGTCGAAGACCGGCCTGTTCACCATCGACGAGCGTCTCGAGATGCTCGGCGAGGCGACGGCGCAGTACAGCAACGTCCGGGTGGCGTCCTTCCACGGCCTGCTGGTCGACTTCTGCCGGGACCAGGGCGCGGCCGTGGTCGTCAAGGGCCTCCGCGCGGTCAGCGACTTCGACTACGAGTTGCAGATGGCGCAGATGAACATCGGGCTCTCCGGTGTGGAGACCCTGTTCATGCCGACCAACCCGCTCTACTCGTTCCTGTCGTCGAGCCTGGTCAAAGACGTGGTCAAGTGGGGCGGGGACGCCTCGTCGTACCTCCCGGACAATGTGCTGGCTCGCCTGGTGGGTCGGTTGAAGCAGAATTAG